In [Phormidium] sp. ETS-05, the genomic window AGCAGTTGCAAAATTGCCTCTGTCTCCTCTACTGGATTCAAATCACAGCGATGCAAATTTTCCACCAAGGCATATTGCAGCGCTTCCATATCAGTCATCTCGCGCACTATGACGGGAATTGTCGTTAAACCCAGCGCCACAGCCGATCGATACCGACACCCTCCCGCCACCACCTCATACTTATCCCCAACCGATCGCACCAGCAACGGTTGCAAAATGCCATTTTCCCGGATGCTGGCGGTCAGTTCCTGCATCGTAGCCGCATCAAAATAGCGCCGAGGTTGGCGAATGGGGAGCAAAAGCTGGTCCAGCGGCACCAATTTAACGCTTTCAGATGGTCCTGCACCATTGGACTCAAACGAGGGGCGATCGGACTGCTGCGGTAAAGCCATTCCTGATGAATGTGGAAACTTATTTCATCTTAATCGCATTTTTCCCGCCCCGACGGGATTTAACAAAAAGTTACAGTTTAACCAATCAAGAGCTGGTGGAAGTTGCAGGCGCGTTAGTGGGGGCAAGGGAGATAATTACAGGTTGATAACTAGCCACAAACGAAATTTAATTATGGTCATCGTCTCGACAGCATCGCCAAAGTTCCATCTGAGTAAATTGGCTCAAAAAAATACGTTTACTATTGCTATTTTAAGTAAAAAAACTTTAGAGAAGGGAAATTGTAACCGCTTCCCTAAAGCTGAAAATAGACAGAATTTAATGCTAGGTTAAATCAACAGGGCAATCTTCCCCGTCATCGAACCACCTTCTAATAAAGTATGCGCCGCCGCCGCTTCTTTCAGGGGAAAAGTTTTGCCAAGGTGGATTTTGAGCTGGCCTTTTTCAATCAGTCGATCGCAAGAGCGCAGCACCGTCACCTGGTCTAACTTCAAATCCATATTATCAGACAACATCGGCGTCAGCATCAACTCCAAGCTAATGCGGAGATTGCGGTTTCTCGCCACCTTCCAAGATGTATCGGCTCCTGGTTCTAAAATTGTGACAATATCGCCATAAATGCGCACTGCGGGGAAAGTTTCCTCAAACAACTTACCCCCCAGAGTGTCAAAAGCAACATCCACTCCCTCACCATGTGTCCAGTCTAAAACCTCCTCCACAAAGTTTTTTTCCTTGTAGAGAATAGCGAAATCTGCCCCCAAATTGCGGACGAAAGAAGCCTTTTCCTCAGAACTGACAGTGGTGCAGACTTCAGCACCTTTGAGTTTAGCCAATTGGATGGCCACATGACCGACACCGCCAGCACCGCCGTGAATTAGGACCCGCTGGCCCGCCTCCAAACGGGCCCGATCGTACAGCGCCTCCCAAGCCGTCAACAGCACCAAAGGCGCCGCCGCTGCTTCCGCAAAACTCAAAGAAGCCGGTTTTTTCGTCACCAGTTCCTCTTCCAGTACGATGTATTCCGCATAATTCCCCCTGGGGCCACCCAAACCCCCCTGACAGAAATACACCTCATCGCCAACTTGGAAGCGACTAACCCCAGAGCCGATCGCCTCCACCACCCCCGCGCCATCACAACCGAGGATATTCGGCTTTTGGTTCGGCAACAAAGTCCCTCGCTGGCGGAGTTTCGTATCAATGGGGTTCACACCAGCGGCTCGCAGACGCACCAAAATTTGAGTATCGGTTTCCAGTTTCGGATCCGGCACCTCTTGATATTTCAGGACTTCCGGCCCCCCCGGTTTTGTCATTACAACAGCTTTCATAGTTATTACTTCTCTGTCCTAATTGGCTGTTACCTATCGTACCGGAACCGGGGGCTATCAACCCGGTTTCTTTATCGAGACTCCTGCCTAAGAGCTAGAGACCCAGTTTCTTTTTCTACATAATCACCCAAATCGGTCAAAAATTTACCCAGCATTTCTAGGGAAAAGCTATTTATATTTCCTTTAATTAAATCAGAAATTTGATAATTAGCAATTCCTAAAATGATAGCCAATCGAGGTTCATTGAGATTTTTTTTGATAATTAAATGATTTATTTTTTGGGCAATTTCGGCTTTCACAAGGAGTTCTTCTGGATTGTCTAGACCCAAATCAGCAAAAACGTTACCAGTGCTGGCTTTAATAGTTTCTCGATTCATGGTTCCGCTGTTGATATCAAGTCATATGGCTTTGTTTTTGAATAACCGTAGGGGCAATCCCCCTGTGGTTGCCCCGGAATTGTCCAAACGATGCTCCCGGACTTGATATCATCTATCTATAATACCAAATCTGGAATAAAATTTTGCCCCTCATCGGCTGATAACCGACCGGTGAGAGGCAAAAGAGCTTAACTTCTGAGAGTCAAACCCAACTCATTTGAGATGGTATCGCGGACTTTTTGATGCACGGGTTCGATGTCAGCTTCCGTTAGGGTTTTATCACTAGCGCGATAAACCAAGCGGAAAGCTAAACTCCGCTGTCCAGCGGGGACATTTTCGCCCCGATATTCATCAAATAGCTCTACGGAGTCCAGGAGGTCGCCGCCTGCTTTGGTAATGGCGTTGGCAATATCGGCAACAGGCATTTCCACGGGGGAGAAAAAGGCGATATCGCGGGGGGCGCCGGGAACAGTGGCATAAGCCTGGAATTTGCCAGACTTACTAGCAGTTATTGCCTCTAAAAATACGTCTAAATCCAATTGGAAAACATACACTTCGGCGGGGAGTTCCCGTTCTTGGCGCAGTTGGGGATGGAGTTGACCGAAAATGCCCAGGTGTTTGCCTTGCCACATCAGGTTAGCGGTGCGCCCAGGATGCAAGGTGGGGCGGCAAAATTCTGGGGGTAAAATGGGTTTGTAGTTGAGATTTTCCAGGTTCAGAGGCTGGTATTCGGCGGTGACGCCGACGCGGGCAAATACGCTTTCGATGATGCCTTTGGCTTCAAACCAGGTGAGGGGTTGTTCTTTGCCGCTACGCACCCAGCGTCCTTGATAGGAGTCGCCGCCGAGGATACCGGAGAGGACATCTTTTTCTCGCATTTGGGCGTCTTCTTGCCAGAAAATGCGGCCTATTTCAAAACCGTTGAGGGGGCCATTGCCTTGGTTTTGGTTTTCGGCGAAGGCATTGATTTGGGCGGATATCATTTCGGTGCGGAGCGCGGAATACTCGGCAAATAGGGGATTTGTGAGTACGATTTGATTTTCGCTGCCTCTTGAAACTAGGGAGTAGTGCATCAGTTCGGTGAGTCCGGCGGCGCGAAAAGCGGCGCGGATGTCGCGTAACTGTTTTTGGCTTTCTGGGAGATAACCAAAGGCTCCCTGACTGGGGAGGGTGTCGCAGAAGTTGTTATAGCCGGTGAGGCGGGCGATTTCTTCGATGAGGTCGATTTCTCGCTCTAAGTCTCGGGCGCGATAGGGGGGTGGGGTGACGCTCCAAACTTGTTTTTGGGTGGGTTCGATGCGGCATTCGAGTGCTTTGAGGATGCGCTCGATGTCGGTGGCGGCGAGGGTGCCTGTGGTGCCGTCGGGTTTTTTGATGCGGCCCAAAATTTGATTGACCCGATCGAGCCGCAGTTCCACGGATTTGGTCCAGGCGGTTTTGGGGGGGCGATGGTCGGCGATCGTACTGCTCCTCACCACCCCGCCTGCCAGTTCCGTAATCAGTTTAACAGCGCGATAGCAGGCAATTTCCAATCCGGCTTGGTTCACCCCCCGCTCATAGCGAGTGGAAGACTCGGAGCGCAAACCTTGCCCGCGAGCCGATCGGCGAATTACTGCCGATTCAAACAGCGCTGCTTCTAAAATCAAATTAGTGCTGCTCTGGTCAACTTCGGTTTCTTCTCCCCCCATCACTCCCGCCAGAGCCACCGGGCGATCGTTCGCCGTAATTACCAAACTTTGGTCAGCTTGCAACGTCCGCGTTTGACCATCGAGAGTTTTCAGAGATTCCCCCGCTTTGGCATAGCGGACGCTAATTGTCACCGCATCATTGCCCGCCAAGGCTTGGAGGCGTTGGTCATCAAAAGCATGGAGGGGCTGCCCCCATTCCAACAACACATAATTAGTCACATCCACCACATTATTAATCGGGCGCATCCCCGAGGCTTGCAAACGCTGCTGCAGCCAAGCCGGGGAGGGAGCGATTTTCACCCCTTCAATCACAGTCCCGATGTAGGCGGAACAGGCGGTGGGTTCTTTAATGGTGATGCTCAGATTTCTGTTGTTAGCTTCGATCGTGGGGCTGACGGCTTTGGGTAAACGCACCGTTGCCCCGGTGAGGGCAGCCACCTCCCGCGCCACTCCCACCATAGACAAAGCATCAGCGCGGTTGGCGGTAGAGGTGAGGTCTAAAATCGTGTCATCCAGTCCCAGTAAGGGGCGGACATCGCTGCCCAAAGGCAGGTTTTCTTCCGCAAATATGTGAATTCCCGCCGATTCTTTGGTCAGGCCCAATTCGGCGAGGGAGCAAATCATCCCCTCACTGGGGACGCCGCGCAGTTTGGCTTTTTTAATTTTGATATCGATGCGGGGCAGATAGGTGCCCACAGTGGCCACGGGGACATAGATATCAGCGCGCACATTCGCGGCGCCACAGACGATTTGGAGGGGGTCGCCAGCGCCGATATCTACCACACAGACGCTCAACTTGTCGGCGTTGGGGTGTCGATCGCACTGCAGCACTTTCCCCACTACCACCCCATCCGCCCAGGAGCGCCGATCCTCGATGTCTTCCACCTCAAACCCCGCCATCGTTAGCATATCCGCTAACTCAGAAGGAGACATTTTGATATCTACCAGTTCCCGCAACCAATTTAGAGAAATCCGCATTTACTCAGCTCATATAACACAGCCTGAATTATTTTACAGTTTGCAGTCATCCCGCAAATAGGAGAGATTGTAGGGTGGGCAGGGTACTGCCCACCCTACGAACCCAAGTGGGCTAAAGCCCAACTACGAACCGGGCAAAGAGGGCTAAAGCCCAACTACGAACCTCGAACAGGTGGGCTAAAGCCCAACCTTGCCCTGAGCGCGGTCGTTGGGTACGAACCGGGCAAAGAGGGCTAAAGCCCAACTACGAACCGAACCTGTAGCTAACCAAAAAAACTGCGTTTACCGTTGGGCTTGATGGTGAGCCAGTTAGTTTTAGCGTAGTCCAGTTGCTGCTGGGTGATTCTGGCTCCCGTGAGATTGGCACCGCAGAGGTTGGCCCCCCGCAGGTTGGCACTGATGAAAGAAGCATTGCTGAGGTTAGCGCCCCGCAAGTCTGCACCGGCGAGGTTGGCGTAGGAGAAAGAAGCCCCGGCGAGGTTGGCATCGCGAAAAGTGGCTTGAATCAAACTGGCGCGGGCAAAATTGGCGCCGGAGAGGTCTGATTCCTGAAAACTGATTCGGTCTAATTTCGCGCCATAAAAATTGGTTTTGGTGAGAGTGACCCGGGGAAGTTGAAGTCCGCTGAGGTCGCAGTCGGCGAAATCCTTTCTGCCTTTGCCGTAGGCAAGCAAAACTGCGGCTGCATCCCACTTGGTGGGGCGCTGCTTTTCCACGGCGACGGTGTTACCGAGGCGGGTGGCGGTGGGTTTGACGGTGAGTTGTCGTTCTAGCTGGGTGTCGCTGGCGGATTTTCTCGATTGACCCTTTCTGGCTTTATAGGCTTGAATGTCGCGAGCTTGGCGAATATGGGTGGGCAGAAAAGAGAAGTTTTCCGTTTCCAGGTGGGTGGGGTCGTCCGCTTGATTGGATGTGGGCACCTGACTCACCATGCCTTCGGTTAGGCTACCTAAGTGAGATGCTACGTCTAGGGCTCGCATCACTTCTTCGGCGGACTTGAAGCGATCGCGCACGGAAACCGCCAGCATTTTTGCCAGTACCTGGGCAAAACTGTCGCTGATATAAGGCACATGGGGACGCCAGAGAATTTCGCCAGTGCGGGAGTCGTAGCCAAAGCGATTCGGGGAATGGCCCGTAAACAGATAAAGACAAGTGGCGCCCACAGCGTAGATATCGCTAGCATAAACCGGTCTGAGGGCTAGTTGTTCTTGGGGTGCATAACCGGGGGTGCCGATCGCAAAAGAAGTGAAAGCAGTTTGACCGGTGCTGGTTGCCTCGATCAGCGCGGTTTTGTGGACTTCATCTTTCACCGCGCCGAAGTCAATCAGCACCAGTTTTTGGTCCATCTCCCGGCGAATGATATTTGCCGGTTTGATATCCCGGTGAATCACTTCGTTTTGGTGCAGGTACTTGAGCAGGGGGAGAATTTCCCGTAAAAATTCTTTCACGCCATACTCTGTAAATGGCCCAGTGCTTTTGAGTTCCTGTTTCAAAGTCTGGCCGCTGATGTACTCCTGCACCAAATAGAACTGCTGGGCAACTTCAAAGTAATCCAGCAGTCGGGGGACTTGGGGATGGTCTCCTAACCGACCGAGAGTGGCTGCCTCGCGCTTAAATAGCTGCCGAGCCATATCCAGAATGTGGGGAGTGGTGCTGGCGGGACGTAATTGTTTAATGACCGCGAGGGGTTTGCCGGGGAGGGATTCATCTGTAGCCACAAACGTCGCGCCAAAGCCGCCTTGACCCAAGGCTTTGATAGCGCGATAGCGATCGTGCAAAATCAGCTCGGAGCCACAGGCTTGACACCGGCGAACATGGTCAGGATTATCGGGTTGGGGACAGGCGGGATTGACGCAGTAGCTCATTCAACTGTACCTGGATGTTGCTTCGGGGAGGACAGAGGCTTCAGGCTGGGCGCCCAAATCCTCTATCTACGATGTAGATACTCAACCCCTTTTGGCTCTGACGCTGTGATGCGAGGGATAACTTACCCTTACCTTAGACTATTTCACTGCAATTGAGCTGTGATTCTGGGAATGCTGGCATCTGGGGCAAAGGCGCCATCACAAAAGCAATAATGTCTGACCCTGGTTGCTCACAAGTCGCACCCACCCCCAGCGTCGCTGCTGGAGGTGCCCTGGAGGTGCCGCTGATTTTTTGCCCTCTGTTTTCCCTGCGTCACTTTAGTATTGATAAGTGAGAAAATTACCAGAGGGCAAGGCGTTGGAGATG contains:
- a CDS encoding ParB/RepB/Spo0J family partition protein; translation: MALPQQSDRPSFESNGAGPSESVKLVPLDQLLLPIRQPRRYFDAATMQELTASIRENGILQPLLVRSVGDKYEVVAGGCRYRSAVALGLTTIPVIVREMTDMEALQYALVENLHRCDLNPVEETEAILQLLELRLSSERAEVVSLLNHMANRKRGFTDSAVRNEQQQLIESVFQSLGRLSPESFRTHRLPLLNLPSEILAALTEGRIEWNTIILPLKSKKKNYECPLIFILNLHHDWFYCV
- the pheT gene encoding phenylalanine--tRNA ligase subunit beta — its product is MRISLNWLRELVDIKMSPSELADMLTMAGFEVEDIEDRRSWADGVVVGKVLQCDRHPNADKLSVCVVDIGAGDPLQIVCGAANVRADIYVPVATVGTYLPRIDIKIKKAKLRGVPSEGMICSLAELGLTKESAGIHIFAEENLPLGSDVRPLLGLDDTILDLTSTANRADALSMVGVAREVAALTGATVRLPKAVSPTIEANNRNLSITIKEPTACSAYIGTVIEGVKIAPSPAWLQQRLQASGMRPINNVVDVTNYVLLEWGQPLHAFDDQRLQALAGNDAVTISVRYAKAGESLKTLDGQTRTLQADQSLVITANDRPVALAGVMGGEETEVDQSSTNLILEAALFESAVIRRSARGQGLRSESSTRYERGVNQAGLEIACYRAVKLITELAGGVVRSSTIADHRPPKTAWTKSVELRLDRVNQILGRIKKPDGTTGTLAATDIERILKALECRIEPTQKQVWSVTPPPYRARDLEREIDLIEEIARLTGYNNFCDTLPSQGAFGYLPESQKQLRDIRAAFRAAGLTELMHYSLVSRGSENQIVLTNPLFAEYSALRTEMISAQINAFAENQNQGNGPLNGFEIGRIFWQEDAQMREKDVLSGILGGDSYQGRWVRSGKEQPLTWFEAKGIIESVFARVGVTAEYQPLNLENLNYKPILPPEFCRPTLHPGRTANLMWQGKHLGIFGQLHPQLRQERELPAEVYVFQLDLDVFLEAITASKSGKFQAYATVPGAPRDIAFFSPVEMPVADIANAITKAGGDLLDSVELFDEYRGENVPAGQRSLAFRLVYRASDKTLTEADIEPVHQKVRDTISNELGLTLRS
- a CDS encoding helix-turn-helix domain-containing protein, producing MNRETIKASTGNVFADLGLDNPEELLVKAEIAQKINHLIIKKNLNEPRLAIILGIANYQISDLIKGNINSFSLEMLGKFLTDLGDYVEKETGSLALRQESR
- a CDS encoding zinc-dependent alcohol dehydrogenase family protein, which translates into the protein MKAVVMTKPGGPEVLKYQEVPDPKLETDTQILVRLRAAGVNPIDTKLRQRGTLLPNQKPNILGCDGAGVVEAIGSGVSRFQVGDEVYFCQGGLGGPRGNYAEYIVLEEELVTKKPASLSFAEAAAAPLVLLTAWEALYDRARLEAGQRVLIHGGAGGVGHVAIQLAKLKGAEVCTTVSSEEKASFVRNLGADFAILYKEKNFVEEVLDWTHGEGVDVAFDTLGGKLFEETFPAVRIYGDIVTILEPGADTSWKVARNRNLRISLELMLTPMLSDNMDLKLDQVTVLRSCDRLIEKGQLKIHLGKTFPLKEAAAAHTLLEGGSMTGKIALLI
- a CDS encoding serine/threonine-protein kinase: MSYCVNPACPQPDNPDHVRRCQACGSELILHDRYRAIKALGQGGFGATFVATDESLPGKPLAVIKQLRPASTTPHILDMARQLFKREAATLGRLGDHPQVPRLLDYFEVAQQFYLVQEYISGQTLKQELKSTGPFTEYGVKEFLREILPLLKYLHQNEVIHRDIKPANIIRREMDQKLVLIDFGAVKDEVHKTALIEATSTGQTAFTSFAIGTPGYAPQEQLALRPVYASDIYAVGATCLYLFTGHSPNRFGYDSRTGEILWRPHVPYISDSFAQVLAKMLAVSVRDRFKSAEEVMRALDVASHLGSLTEGMVSQVPTSNQADDPTHLETENFSFLPTHIRQARDIQAYKARKGQSRKSASDTQLERQLTVKPTATRLGNTVAVEKQRPTKWDAAAVLLAYGKGRKDFADCDLSGLQLPRVTLTKTNFYGAKLDRISFQESDLSGANFARASLIQATFRDANLAGASFSYANLAGADLRGANLSNASFISANLRGANLCGANLTGARITQQQLDYAKTNWLTIKPNGKRSFFG